In Streptomyces chartreusis NRRL 3882, the following are encoded in one genomic region:
- a CDS encoding ankyrin repeat domain-containing protein, with protein sequence MENTWTPAHQAVESEDAQTLAQLLAKGSDPDEVCDNITLLTHAIDMEGDGALQSGSPLTVHTTAVLLAFGADPQLPDPGGQTPMDLALHYGHDLAVKLLQRHISS encoded by the coding sequence ATGGAGAACACCTGGACACCGGCCCATCAAGCGGTCGAGAGCGAGGACGCACAGACCTTGGCTCAGCTGTTGGCCAAGGGAAGCGACCCCGATGAGGTATGCGACAACATTACGCTCCTGACACACGCCATCGACATGGAAGGCGATGGCGCCCTGCAAAGCGGCAGCCCGCTGACCGTGCATACAACCGCAGTGCTCCTGGCCTTCGGTGCCGACCCGCAACTCCCAGACCCGGGCGGACAAACACCCATGGACCTCGCCCTTCACTACGGCCATGACCTGGCCGTCAAGCTGTTGCAGCGGCACATCAGCTCGTGA
- a CDS encoding IS5 family transposase (programmed frameshift): MVERLVPDELWELFQRVVPEAPTRPQGGGRRRHGDREVLAAIVFVSTSGCTWQQLPTASFGPSGATAHRRFTEWTHARVWAKLHRLVLDELGSRGDVDWSRCAIDSVNMWALKGDLTGPNPVDRGKYGAKIHLITDRNGMPLSVGISGANVHDSQALVPLVQGIPPVRSHRGPRRRRPAELHADKGYDYAHLRRWLSARGIRHWIARKGMDSSQRLGRHRWVVERTISWLAGCRRLHRRYERKPEHFLAFTSIACTLICLRRLTS; encoded by the exons ATCGTTGAACGGCTGGTGCCGGACGAGTTGTGGGAACTGTTCCAGCGGGTGGTGCCCGAGGCGCCAACTCGGCCTCAAGGTGGTGGTCGGCGTCGCCACGGTGACCGTGAGGTGCTGGCCGCGATCGTGTTCGTGTCGACGTCGGGCTGTACATGGCAGCAGCTCCCCACCGCTTCCTTCGGGCCGTCGGGTGCGACGGCTCACCGCCGTTTCACCGAGTGGACCCATGCCAGGGTGTGGGCCAAGCTGCACCGCTTAGTCCTCGACGAGCTCGGCTCACGCGGCGATGTCGACTGGTCCCGCTGCGCGATCGATTCGGTGAATATGTGGGCCCTG AAGGGGGATCTGACAGGTCCGAATCCTGTCGACCGGGGCAAATACGGAGCGAAGATCCACCTGATCACCGACCGGAACGGTATGCCCCTGTCTGTCGGTATCTCCGGAGCCAACGTCCACGACAGCCAGGCCCTGGTCCCGCTCGTTCAGGGCATCCCACCCGTCCGCTCCCACCGCGGGCCTCGGCGACGCAGACCGGCAGAACTCCACGCCGACAAGGGCTACGATTACGCCCACCTGCGGCGATGGTTATCGGCACGTGGCATTCGACACTGGATCGCCCGCAAGGGAATGGACAGTTCCCAGCGGCTGGGCCGCCATCGTTGGGTCGTAGAACGGACCATCTCGTGGCTGGCCGGCTGCCGCCGCCTGCACCGGCGCTACGAACGCAAGCCCGAACACTTCCTCGCCTTCACAAGTATCGCCTGCACCCTCATCTGCCTGCGTCGCCTCACGAGCTGA
- a CDS encoding NACHT domain-containing protein: protein MEISAEEPRREQRPRLDRLPSPPREPDEVPDDFASAIDVLVAGREDFKGLAAELLEPLTLSGAATDGLPAVLEGFGDRVRSSHGIARTALLAAADRAVLITAFCDAVAGSGIHYGPELGYMQGDITTQIVAELEQVILGTNRFRDAGELRQEITAAYTYAAGIVHGEGSPQDQHPEDLADQAWQRYEALMAAATWDCAELRLTSATEDPPEIAEQGYQQPGPRYGLRPLSHWLDQFAADPAPAHRYRRLLRDPIADTDEAGLVMPTLQSGYVDPAFRLAHEHSSGRHLASDDWWLTQPVREDLGEFLAAHLLTTHAISAPLVILGHPGSGKSLLTKLLAARLPEAEFFCQRVELRHISADSDVQEQLEESLKRSTGQDTPWPKATDPGTARVVVLDGFDELLQAAAADHTRYSNYLHNLADFQQREYEMGRPTIAVVTSRTVVADQAPTPRLSTVIRLEPFDDDRIKHWVQAWNTTNRRHFTAHGLQPLDPDVLQPHGDLISQPLLLLMLALYDASSNALHQLTGEDIGRIGLYERLLTEFTRRQVAKHHGAQSFAAQAAAVEHELQRLAVIAIGMFNRRRQGITASEAHADQTALLNAGIAPSPLLFGRFFFIHEAQAVVTGQHRHSYEFLHATFGEYLTARLITDELKKLLHADPPHSTAVTNDDRLHALLSHVPLIDRAEVIRNLTDLINSLSQPQRDQLTALLIHLLKAALDDIPRANRRTYEPFPARRSEREAIYSVNLLLLTVLAGGPVCISRLFDAHDPLDTWRRQSMLWRSQLSDTSWAVLTGTLTTEPCTDPHTRDPDVRVRLIPANRTDCLDWPAYPQPSLPHVNPYRHHTPTNLLDLYRAAALTHDIGTLHVLHAVTPLAQHLPTALETYHVTDKKRTHSAAHALLTLLHPLTPTAFAAPQALVDLLNALPAQERTTAADILARLLLHALPHQPARTTADVLDQLTSLRATGSHGLQASTWLTLAQCAQALIGHPEAPHSQLKAVTARFGPRASALDGAGPLQRLQCLLIEAGTTATWSAVERPAATTVLTTALELLQQVPAANRPAHTVIDLLRLARDLDADDWLAEHAEPLLKAIPPDGLLRLRPTDISWLRSILHSESLLAELERIRSTWHSTSHRRP from the coding sequence ATGGAGATCAGCGCCGAGGAGCCGCGCAGGGAGCAGCGCCCTCGCCTCGACCGATTACCGTCCCCGCCACGAGAACCGGACGAGGTTCCGGACGACTTCGCCAGCGCTATCGACGTACTGGTCGCCGGCCGGGAGGACTTCAAGGGACTCGCGGCCGAACTGCTGGAACCCCTCACCCTGAGCGGCGCGGCCACCGATGGCCTGCCTGCGGTGCTGGAGGGATTCGGCGACCGAGTCCGCTCCAGTCACGGCATCGCGCGTACCGCTCTCCTGGCCGCAGCCGACCGGGCCGTCCTGATCACCGCATTCTGTGACGCCGTGGCCGGCTCCGGAATCCACTACGGGCCCGAACTCGGCTACATGCAGGGAGACATCACCACACAGATCGTCGCCGAACTCGAGCAGGTAATCCTCGGCACAAACCGGTTCAGGGACGCCGGCGAACTACGCCAAGAGATCACCGCCGCCTACACCTACGCTGCCGGCATCGTGCACGGCGAAGGCAGCCCTCAGGACCAGCACCCCGAAGACCTGGCCGATCAGGCCTGGCAGCGCTACGAAGCGCTCATGGCCGCGGCTACATGGGATTGCGCCGAGCTTCGCCTGACCTCCGCCACCGAAGACCCGCCCGAGATTGCCGAGCAGGGGTATCAGCAGCCCGGACCCAGGTATGGACTGCGGCCACTGTCGCACTGGCTCGACCAGTTCGCCGCCGACCCCGCCCCCGCCCACCGCTACAGGCGACTGTTACGCGATCCCATCGCTGACACCGACGAAGCCGGCCTGGTGATGCCCACCCTGCAGAGCGGCTACGTCGACCCGGCTTTCCGCCTGGCACACGAGCATTCCAGCGGCCGGCATCTGGCCAGCGACGACTGGTGGCTCACGCAGCCCGTGCGCGAAGACCTCGGCGAGTTCCTCGCAGCCCACCTCCTCACCACCCACGCCATCAGCGCCCCCCTGGTCATCCTCGGCCACCCAGGCTCAGGGAAATCGCTGCTGACCAAGCTTCTCGCCGCACGACTGCCTGAGGCAGAGTTCTTCTGCCAGCGCGTCGAGTTACGTCACATCTCCGCGGATTCAGACGTCCAGGAACAGCTCGAAGAATCCCTCAAACGCTCCACCGGCCAGGACACCCCCTGGCCTAAGGCCACCGACCCAGGAACGGCCCGGGTCGTGGTCCTGGACGGCTTCGACGAACTCCTCCAAGCCGCTGCGGCCGACCACACCCGCTACTCCAATTACCTGCACAACCTCGCCGACTTCCAACAACGCGAGTACGAAATGGGCCGCCCCACCATCGCGGTCGTCACCAGCCGCACCGTCGTCGCAGACCAGGCCCCCACCCCCCGCCTGAGCACCGTCATCCGCCTGGAGCCTTTCGACGACGACCGCATCAAACACTGGGTACAGGCCTGGAACACCACCAACCGCCGCCACTTCACCGCGCACGGCCTGCAACCCCTGGACCCCGACGTATTGCAGCCACACGGCGACCTCATCAGCCAGCCTCTTCTCCTGCTGATGCTCGCCCTCTACGACGCTTCCTCGAACGCACTGCACCAGCTCACGGGCGAAGACATCGGACGGATCGGCCTGTACGAGAGGCTGCTGACCGAATTCACCCGCCGCCAAGTCGCCAAACACCACGGCGCCCAGTCGTTCGCAGCACAAGCCGCTGCTGTGGAACACGAACTGCAACGCCTCGCCGTGATCGCTATCGGCATGTTCAACCGGCGGCGCCAGGGCATCACAGCGTCCGAAGCTCACGCCGACCAGACCGCTCTTCTCAATGCCGGCATCGCCCCCTCACCACTGCTCTTCGGCCGCTTCTTCTTCATCCACGAAGCCCAAGCCGTCGTCACTGGCCAGCACAGACACTCCTACGAATTCCTGCACGCCACCTTCGGCGAATACCTCACGGCCCGTCTCATCACCGACGAACTCAAGAAACTCCTGCACGCCGACCCCCCTCACTCCACCGCTGTCACCAATGACGACCGCCTGCATGCTCTGCTATCCCATGTGCCGCTCATCGACCGGGCCGAAGTCATACGCAACCTCACAGACCTGATCAACTCTCTCAGCCAACCGCAGCGCGACCAGCTCACCGCCCTGCTGATCCACCTGCTCAAAGCAGCCCTCGACGACATTCCCCGAGCCAACCGGCGGACCTACGAGCCCTTCCCCGCCCGCCGCAGCGAACGAGAGGCCATCTACAGCGTCAACCTGCTCCTGCTGACCGTGCTCGCGGGCGGCCCCGTGTGCATCTCCCGCCTCTTCGACGCGCACGACCCTCTCGACACCTGGCGACGCCAGAGCATGCTGTGGCGATCCCAGCTCAGCGACACCTCCTGGGCCGTCCTGACCGGCACCCTCACCACTGAGCCGTGCACAGACCCGCATACTCGCGACCCCGACGTGCGGGTACGGCTCATACCCGCCAACCGCACAGATTGCCTTGACTGGCCCGCGTACCCCCAACCTTCACTCCCGCACGTCAACCCTTACCGGCACCACACGCCAACGAATCTCCTGGATCTTTACAGGGCCGCGGCCCTCACACACGACATCGGCACACTGCACGTCCTGCACGCCGTGACCCCGCTGGCCCAGCACCTGCCGACCGCGCTCGAGACCTACCACGTCACCGACAAGAAACGCACCCACTCTGCCGCACACGCCCTCCTCACCCTGCTCCACCCACTCACCCCTACCGCCTTCGCCGCCCCACAAGCACTAGTCGACCTCCTCAACGCCCTGCCCGCACAGGAGCGCACGACAGCAGCGGACATCCTCGCCCGCCTCCTCCTCCACGCCCTCCCACACCAGCCCGCTCGCACCACCGCAGACGTCCTAGACCAGCTCACATCCTTGCGCGCGACCGGCTCCCACGGCCTGCAGGCCAGCACCTGGCTGACACTCGCCCAGTGCGCCCAAGCCCTCATCGGACACCCAGAGGCCCCACATAGCCAGCTCAAGGCTGTCACCGCCCGCTTCGGCCCCCGAGCCTCGGCCCTCGACGGGGCCGGCCCCCTACAGCGGCTTCAATGCCTGCTCATCGAAGCCGGCACGACAGCCACCTGGAGCGCTGTCGAACGCCCGGCCGCCACCACCGTACTCACCACCGCCCTAGAACTGCTCCAGCAAGTTCCGGCGGCAAACAGGCCAGCACACACCGTCATCGACCTTCTGCGCCTCGCACGAGACCTCGACGCCGATGATTGGCTTGCTGAACACGCAGAGCCGCTGCTGAAAGCAATCCCGCCCGACGGACTCCTCAGGCTCCGCCCCACAGACATCAGCTGGCTCCGCTCCATCCTCCACAGCGAAAGCCTGCTCGCCGAGCTAGAGCGGATCCGAAGCACCTGGCACTCCACGTCACACCGGCGCCCGTAG
- a CDS encoding ATP-binding protein, whose protein sequence is MNSTPTTTPRPSQLPPPSQDHYLGLTGANAMATKAIAETETRILKAIKHNALVCIHGHVGLGKTFAVHTVLRRHAPETTVRLRYNNGANMNEVRTQLWRRLDLPGQPPQSVGPCDQQIHDALEAEPRILLIDEVQGLGTKALEYFRTLWGDDARRAPIILVGSGNARQKILNNPALHSRILDWYQFSPLTPTEVQSIIPAYQQIWAEAQPELILYTDDMAGHGSFRNWARITLLLHDVLEENPDLTLSKDLIRWVLSRIDPTTRHTPQHR, encoded by the coding sequence GTGAACTCCACCCCCACCACCACGCCCCGCCCCAGCCAGCTCCCACCACCCAGCCAGGACCACTACCTGGGCCTCACCGGAGCCAACGCCATGGCCACCAAAGCCATAGCCGAAACCGAAACCCGCATCCTCAAAGCCATCAAGCACAACGCCCTGGTCTGCATCCACGGACACGTCGGCCTCGGCAAAACCTTCGCCGTCCACACCGTCCTACGCCGCCACGCCCCCGAAACCACCGTACGGCTGCGCTACAACAACGGCGCCAACATGAACGAAGTCCGCACCCAACTCTGGCGCCGCCTCGACCTGCCGGGACAGCCCCCGCAATCCGTCGGCCCCTGCGACCAGCAGATCCACGACGCACTCGAAGCCGAGCCACGCATCCTGCTCATCGACGAAGTGCAAGGTCTCGGAACCAAAGCCCTGGAGTACTTCCGCACCCTGTGGGGCGACGACGCACGCCGCGCCCCCATCATCCTCGTCGGCAGCGGCAACGCCCGGCAGAAGATCCTCAACAACCCCGCCCTGCACTCCCGCATCCTCGACTGGTACCAGTTCAGCCCCCTCACCCCCACCGAAGTCCAGTCCATCATCCCCGCCTACCAGCAGATCTGGGCCGAAGCGCAGCCCGAACTGATCCTCTACACCGACGACATGGCGGGCCACGGATCGTTCAGAAACTGGGCAAGGATCACCCTCCTCCTCCACGACGTCCTCGAGGAGAACCCCGACCTGACTCTCAGCAAGGACCTCATCCGCTGGGTACTCAGCCGCATCGACCCCACCACCCGCCACACCCCGCAACACAGATGA
- a CDS encoding Mu transposase C-terminal domain-containing protein, with the protein MPHPPDLNALRAAAVHRLYTLQQSERLTRTRIIGVADAFGVDPRTVDRWLANARANHGTYQPSGRTGFVLTPPMLDAVARWRGNATAAWRELRAEGHPVPSLATFHRATNKALTPGMRAGLRAGEKARRRFDVAGERQRHHRNYAWETDHVEASVKVRIEGHIRKPWITFFVDCATSAICGLAISPQRPSREGVLVAIRDAILIDEHHGPFGGIPTYLRVDGGKEFLCATVTEALGVLGTEIIALPPFTPEGKGNVEAVNGAINKTLCAGMPGYTHAPTLRGNKPVDPDQPLLHFEAFVEQVLTWVHHWNHENTLKGLEGRTPRQAWDADPALIDTVTAEDLHTYTLERHGRPLTINNHGVRWRKRNYIADWMHGRVGEQVHLRYLPHHNHRVELYDPHTGRHLGAAVMTQQATREQTLSLKQARRREADRLRAQLKRAEKNRNQRYAAATRPTPPIPLDVMPEEEALEHLRTLDGFTPAEQALPDLIQLPEPDAALTRPLNPAPHPTTHPKDQP; encoded by the coding sequence ATGCCACACCCGCCCGACCTCAACGCCCTACGCGCAGCCGCGGTCCACCGGCTTTACACCCTTCAACAGTCAGAGCGGCTCACGCGCACCCGGATCATCGGCGTCGCCGACGCCTTCGGCGTCGACCCCCGCACCGTCGACCGCTGGCTCGCCAACGCACGCGCCAACCACGGCACCTACCAACCCTCAGGCCGTACCGGCTTCGTCCTGACCCCACCCATGCTTGACGCCGTGGCCCGCTGGCGCGGCAACGCCACCGCCGCCTGGAGGGAACTACGCGCCGAAGGCCACCCCGTTCCCTCCCTGGCCACGTTCCACCGTGCCACGAACAAAGCCCTCACCCCCGGGATGCGGGCCGGCCTCCGCGCCGGCGAGAAGGCCCGCCGGCGCTTCGACGTAGCCGGCGAACGCCAACGCCACCACCGCAACTACGCATGGGAGACCGACCACGTCGAAGCCAGCGTCAAAGTCCGCATCGAAGGCCACATCCGCAAACCATGGATCACCTTCTTCGTCGACTGCGCCACCTCAGCCATCTGCGGCCTCGCCATCAGCCCACAACGCCCCAGCCGCGAAGGCGTCCTCGTCGCCATCCGCGACGCCATCCTCATCGACGAACACCACGGCCCGTTCGGCGGCATCCCCACCTACCTGCGCGTCGACGGCGGCAAAGAATTCCTGTGCGCCACCGTCACAGAAGCACTCGGCGTGCTGGGAACCGAAATCATCGCCCTGCCTCCCTTCACTCCCGAAGGCAAAGGCAACGTCGAAGCAGTCAACGGGGCCATCAATAAGACTCTGTGCGCCGGCATGCCCGGCTACACCCACGCCCCCACCCTGCGCGGCAACAAGCCCGTCGACCCCGACCAGCCCCTGCTTCACTTCGAAGCGTTCGTCGAACAGGTCCTCACCTGGGTCCACCACTGGAACCACGAGAACACCCTCAAGGGCCTGGAAGGCCGCACCCCCCGCCAGGCCTGGGACGCCGACCCCGCACTCATCGACACCGTCACAGCCGAAGACCTCCACACCTACACCCTCGAACGCCACGGCAGACCCCTGACCATCAACAACCACGGCGTCCGCTGGCGCAAGCGCAACTACATCGCCGACTGGATGCACGGCCGCGTCGGCGAGCAAGTGCACCTGCGCTACCTCCCGCACCACAACCACCGCGTCGAGCTCTACGACCCGCACACCGGCCGCCACCTCGGCGCCGCCGTCATGACCCAACAAGCCACACGGGAACAAACCCTCAGCCTCAAACAAGCCCGTCGCCGCGAAGCCGACCGCCTGCGCGCCCAGCTCAAAAGGGCCGAGAAGAACCGCAACCAACGCTACGCGGCCGCAACCCGCCCCACCCCACCCATCCCCCTAGACGTCATGCCCGAGGAAGAGGCCCTCGAGCACCTGCGCACCCTCGACGGCTTCACCCCGGCCGAACAAGCACTGCCCGACCTCATCCAGCTGCCCGAACCCGACGCCGCACTCACCCGCCCCCTCAACCCCGCCCCCCACCCGACCACACACCCCAAGGACCAGCCGTGA
- the cas6e gene encoding type I-E CRISPR-associated protein Cas6/Cse3/CasE, whose protein sequence is MTSLTRLVLDPRHPAAKADLADVDSLHKTLMRLVPDHIGPTPRATAGLLFRAEPGTDPVLLVQTAHTPDLTALPTRYGTARTLDLTPLLNALTPGRTMRYRITAAPTVARSAGNPTPHPVTGKRRGKITHLTGDDAIAWWQRRATAAGLEPVTVSCSPRPFPRTRITRSAPYFTLTQFDGLARITDTTHLTHALKNGIGRAKSYGAGLLSLAPA, encoded by the coding sequence ATGACCAGCCTCACCCGCCTCGTCCTCGACCCCCGCCACCCTGCGGCCAAAGCCGACCTCGCCGACGTCGACAGCCTCCACAAAACCCTCATGCGCTTGGTCCCCGACCACATCGGCCCCACCCCTCGGGCCACCGCCGGCTTACTGTTCCGCGCCGAACCCGGAACCGACCCCGTCCTGCTCGTGCAGACGGCGCACACCCCTGACCTGACCGCCCTGCCCACCCGCTACGGCACCGCCCGCACCCTCGACCTCACCCCCCTGCTGAACGCCCTCACCCCGGGGCGCACCATGCGCTACCGCATCACCGCCGCCCCCACCGTCGCCCGCTCCGCAGGCAACCCCACCCCCCACCCCGTCACCGGCAAACGACGCGGCAAGATCACCCACCTAACCGGCGACGACGCCATCGCCTGGTGGCAACGCCGCGCCACCGCCGCCGGACTCGAACCCGTCACCGTCTCCTGTAGCCCACGCCCCTTTCCCCGCACCCGCATCACACGCTCGGCCCCCTACTTCACGCTGACCCAGTTCGACGGCCTCGCCCGCATCACCGACACCACCCACCTCACCCACGCCCTGAAGAACGGCATCGGCCGGGCGAAAAGCTACGGAGCCGGACTTCTCTCCCTCGCCCCCGCCTGA
- the cas5e gene encoding type I-E CRISPR-associated protein Cas5/CasD — MSGLVLRLAGLLQSFGERGVFHYRDTCAFPTRSSLIGMFAAAQGRPREHALDPYPHLQAPGDTTAPSHRDLTLTVRIDQPGTPYRDFHTVGGGRPREQRLRTGDGTRRKPAASTLVSHRDSLTGAVFTVAVTGPALLTAHIAETLERPRFGLFLGRRACLPDEPLLLNPDSPDPVQELLTRTPLTRTPPPNPGDTHLPTTFVWEHPPPGADPTTPPDRESTSEPVNLTRHARRHLPRPLWMTTEPLPAHLYAGPRPIDALAAYMHGEIA; from the coding sequence GTGAGCGGCCTCGTCCTGCGCCTGGCAGGCCTGCTGCAGTCCTTCGGCGAACGCGGCGTCTTCCACTACCGCGACACCTGCGCCTTCCCCACCCGCTCCTCCCTCATCGGCATGTTCGCCGCCGCCCAGGGACGCCCGCGCGAACACGCCCTCGACCCCTACCCCCACCTCCAGGCCCCCGGCGACACCACCGCCCCCAGCCACCGCGATTTGACCCTCACCGTCCGCATCGACCAGCCCGGCACCCCCTACCGCGACTTCCACACCGTCGGCGGCGGCCGCCCCCGCGAGCAGCGCCTGCGCACCGGCGACGGCACCCGGCGAAAACCTGCCGCCTCCACCCTCGTCTCCCACCGCGACTCCCTCACCGGCGCCGTCTTCACCGTCGCCGTCACCGGACCCGCCCTGCTCACCGCCCACATCGCCGAAACCCTCGAACGGCCCCGCTTCGGACTGTTCCTCGGCCGCCGCGCCTGCCTACCCGACGAACCCCTCCTCCTCAACCCCGACAGCCCCGACCCCGTCCAAGAACTCCTCACCCGCACCCCCCTCACCCGCACCCCGCCCCCCAACCCCGGCGACACACACCTGCCCACCACCTTCGTCTGGGAACACCCACCCCCCGGCGCCGACCCCACCACCCCACCCGACCGGGAAAGCACCAGCGAACCCGTCAACCTCACCCGCCACGCCCGCCGCCACCTACCACGCCCGCTGTGGATGACCACCGAACCCCTACCCGCCCACCTCTATGCAGGCCCCCGACCGATTGACGCCCTCGCCGCGTACATGCACGGAGAAATCGCATGA
- the cas7e gene encoding type I-E CRISPR-associated protein Cas7/Cse4/CasC: MYIPARFLDLHVLQPVTAANLNRDADNEPKTISFGNATRAFVSPQAWKRPIRLNVEQDLGEHAARTRMVPPLVARKLQEAKWPEELAAFAAAQIVHSAKKDGLQHNDQEGYRTQAMLYLPTDVIDDLVTLCEKHRTALEEALAAHTPKKKIAPVLPAKDLAAHLTRRTTSINLFGRMLAELPAGHVEAAVQMAPAFSTHQSDPQPDFFTAVEDLPQDGDPGSAHLQTAFLTTGCFYRFATINITDLHANLGPAATAATVNTLVELFVQHFILSMPSGKKTSTAPHTVPDLVHYAVRDRRSVSYGAAFEQPVAAAPQGGYTAPARQVLADYAATITRLLGTRHLLAHGHAGTPTKPIKDLGNRHTSFDDLAAACAAAATADLTPAGRP, from the coding sequence ATGTACATCCCGGCACGCTTCCTCGACCTGCACGTCCTGCAGCCCGTGACCGCGGCGAACCTCAACCGCGACGCCGACAACGAACCCAAGACCATCTCGTTCGGTAACGCGACGAGGGCCTTCGTCTCGCCCCAGGCGTGGAAGCGGCCCATCCGCCTCAACGTCGAACAGGACCTGGGCGAGCACGCCGCCCGCACCCGCATGGTGCCGCCCCTGGTCGCCCGGAAGCTGCAGGAAGCGAAGTGGCCCGAGGAACTCGCCGCGTTCGCGGCGGCCCAGATCGTCCACTCGGCGAAGAAGGACGGCCTGCAGCACAACGACCAGGAGGGCTACCGCACCCAGGCCATGCTCTACCTCCCGACGGACGTCATCGACGACCTCGTCACCCTGTGCGAAAAGCACCGCACGGCACTTGAGGAAGCACTCGCCGCCCACACCCCCAAGAAGAAGATCGCGCCGGTCCTGCCCGCCAAGGACCTCGCTGCCCACCTGACCCGCCGCACCACGAGCATCAACCTGTTCGGCCGGATGCTCGCCGAACTGCCCGCCGGCCACGTCGAAGCAGCCGTGCAGATGGCCCCCGCCTTCTCCACACATCAAAGCGACCCGCAGCCCGACTTCTTCACCGCAGTGGAGGACCTGCCCCAAGACGGTGACCCCGGCAGCGCCCACCTTCAGACCGCGTTCCTGACCACCGGCTGCTTCTACCGTTTCGCGACCATCAACATCACCGACCTCCACGCGAACCTCGGCCCCGCCGCCACCGCCGCCACGGTCAACACCCTCGTCGAGCTCTTCGTCCAGCACTTCATCCTGAGCATGCCCTCAGGCAAGAAGACCTCCACCGCACCGCACACCGTCCCCGACCTCGTCCACTACGCCGTCCGCGACCGCCGCTCCGTCTCCTACGGCGCCGCCTTCGAACAGCCCGTCGCCGCAGCCCCCCAGGGCGGCTACACCGCTCCCGCCCGCCAGGTGCTCGCCGACTACGCCGCCACCATCACCCGCCTGCTCGGCACCCGCCACCTCCTCGCACACGGACACGCCGGCACCCCTACCAAGCCCATCAAAGACCTCGGCAACCGCCACACGTCCTTCGACGACCTCGCCGCCGCCTGCGCCGCCGCCGCGACCGCCGACCTCACCCCCGCGGGCCGGCCGTGA
- the casB gene encoding type I-E CRISPR-associated protein Cse2/CasB, translating into MPTAAEHRASCDAFVAHIHLLCAEPGVRVRLSRGRGRPVEECAPMDRYLSRRTAHRQGRRAYYTVASLIAMAGPQSHTPGVRPDDGPGLLSTEDSLAGHLLIAPAEPQLPPAEPDPAAWFARPNLGATLAAAVRRAGHAAERTESLLHVLTRLSDDQLHRRLPAPITRLLKDGITPDWAVLLHDLVQRTYRRDQVGLRWRDAFYLAAPQPRRT; encoded by the coding sequence ATGCCCACCGCAGCCGAACACCGCGCCTCCTGCGACGCGTTCGTCGCCCACATCCACCTCCTGTGCGCCGAACCCGGGGTCCGCGTCCGCCTCAGCCGAGGCAGAGGCCGGCCCGTGGAGGAATGCGCCCCCATGGACCGCTACCTGTCCAGGCGCACCGCGCACCGCCAAGGACGCCGCGCCTACTACACCGTCGCAAGCCTCATCGCGATGGCCGGACCCCAGTCCCACACTCCGGGCGTCCGCCCCGATGACGGCCCCGGCCTGCTCAGCACCGAGGACAGCCTCGCCGGCCACCTCCTCATCGCCCCTGCCGAGCCCCAGCTGCCACCAGCCGAGCCGGACCCGGCGGCCTGGTTCGCCCGGCCCAACCTCGGCGCCACCCTCGCAGCCGCCGTACGCCGGGCAGGCCACGCAGCTGAGCGCACCGAGAGCCTCCTGCACGTCCTGACCCGCCTCAGTGACGATCAACTCCACCGTCGGCTGCCCGCACCCATCACGCGGCTGCTGAAGGACGGCATCACCCCCGACTGGGCAGTCCTTCTCCACGACCTGGTGCAGCGCACCTACCGTCGTGACCAGGTCGGACTGCGCTGGCGCGACGCCTTCTACCTCGCCGCCCCCCAACCCCGGCGCACCTGA